TAAAGGATCTGTCGATATTGCTGCTGGAATGAAGACATCATGAACAGAAGAACTGTCAAACCTCGTAAGGTGCCCGGATTAGTGCTGCTCCAAAGCGAAGCGCGTTTCGTTCTGCTAAAGGTGAAAAACGTGGATCATTACTAATAGAGATTTGTGAGGGCTTTGTGGTAACTATACGCCACCTAGTGGCCCAGGGCAGTAATATACCAGAACAAATAGATATTCTTAAATagcctgtaaaataaaatgatttaagtattacatttgcatatttgctTAATAATAAACACCCATGCTTTTGTTAACTTGAActcacatgtctgtgtgcttgttgGGAGTCATGTGGTTGTTGTACTCTAGAACAGGCACAACAATCTCCTCTTCATCAGGCACCTTAAAACCAGATAAAGTTGACAGCAAAGTCACATTGAGAAGTACAAAGAAGCGCAAATGACAGACTTCCCACAcatcacaaaatcacacacacacacacacacacacacacacacccacacacacacacacacacacacacacacacacacacacacatacacatgtccTGAAACATGACTTTCAGGTGCCTTCTCCCTCAGATCCCTTACCCACATGTTTCAGTCAGCCATAGAGTATAAAAGTCTGGCCATTCTGGAAGCAGTTTCTGGTAAATACTGACACACGTAGACACAGCTAGTGAGGGCCATGCGGGCATATACAGAGATAGTTTAACCTTCACACGGAAAAGGAGGAAGGTGAAAAGTGATTTGTGCTCGGGAAACTAATCTCTGTTAAAACCACAGCCTCAGTGGATCATTTCTAAAGCGATTCTGAACGTTCTTACATAGgaagaaagaaagcgagagagagagagagagagagagagagaaagaaggagttTTTTGGGCAAATCTCACCTCCCAGTAGAACTCATCGTTAAAACAGTTGTCATCTGTCACGTCGCCCCAGATAGGCATCCTCAGGATGAGACCTGTGGAGGGAAGCAGCTCTGATCTGTCATCTGCATTATGCTAGGTGTTCCTGTTCAGATAAGACATTCCGCTTCAGCTAGGGGGCATGCCTGGACTGCTGACATTACTGCAAATCTCACCGCCGCCAAACAAGTGACAGAGCATGTTGACCATGCTCTTGTCGTGACTCTGTGCAAGAATTGACACAACGGTGCGCCAATGCACAGCAGCACACGATGGCTATGTGCAAAGTCTGCTTGCCTCAGCTTTCCATTTGGACATACCTACAAGTGTTCCACCACCTATTCCAAAGCACACAGCCACGCACATGGCAGCTGCCTGATAGCCACCCTGCACAGCAGGAGTCCTGTTCTTGAACTCATTAGTAAAATCAAAGGTGTTTACCAACCTGTTAAACGGGAGCGAGACAAACACAGTGGTGAGAATAAAAGCAATGAAGCTTGTTCTGACAAAATGAGCACAGAGGCCTTCAAATACCCAGAGAGAAATGGATATGTCgaaataaataacacattgGCATACAGCCTTAAATTACtcacaaataaaatcaaaaatacCACCTCAATGTAGTTGCATGTTGCTGCAAACCTTTAACAGAACTGCAACAGTAATCTCTGGAGCAATCGATGGAAATCTGACagatataacaaatataattttcCCACTTACCCTTCTTTGCCATAAACGGATTCGGTAGCAGCAGCGGCTGTGATGGCTCCCACTATTCCCCCTATGACGCCCGGCATGGCGTGCAGGTTATGGATCCCACACGTGTCTTGGATCTTTAGCTTCTTTTCCATAAAGGGCTGGCAAACAAGAAGACAAATTTCATTTATATGCTTGACTGTCTTCACTGACCACTTGACTGCATAAAAAGAAGTGAACAGAgttgacatttttatttctactgttagactgtgaaataaatgaatgaactgTGAAAGAGAAGTGCAAGACAACAGAATAATAGTTAATTGTATTACGCAGTAGCAGCTGAATGAATATTGAAAAGTGGACCACCCATTCTTggtgctttgttgttgttgtttttttaatttctagAGATCTTACTGTGATGTATAGGTAGCCCAGTGTGGAAAGGAGCCCACAGCAGAATCCTACTATCAAAGACCCATAAGGCATCAGCATGAACTCTGCAGCTGTTCCTACAGCTACACCCCCTGCTAGGGTGGAATTCTGGATGTGTACCTGGTAACAAATCATTGGTGACGTTATTACCACAACAGCTATGAACCACTGCAATAACTGTATGATTTCAGCACATTGGGTTTGGCATTCTGATCTGGAATTGAACTATCAACGTCCACAGAAATGTTCAAAACAGTATAAATGAATAATAGCCAGTGTTTTGTGTAGCTGGTACATAAATAGGCAGATTATAGGTCTGGAAAGGTAAGGATGTGTGTGCGCTTTTTCTCCGCTGTACACGAAACCTGATGCTCCATTTTTAATCTGCCTTACAGGAGCCCCTCACTGCACAGTGAACAATCCACCCACAAATgaccaaaacatttaatttgatgTACAACACCTTTGGTTTAAGAGGTCTAAGACCATTGATAGTGTGGTTAGAAGCAGTGAAGGACAGATGGGCATTACCATGTCCAGTTTTCCATGCTTCTGAGACAGGCTGGAGATGGCAAAGGTGGTGAGCACCGTGGCGGCTAAGGACAGGTAGGTGTTAATGGCTGCCCTGTGCTGACCATCTCCATGGTCACAAGTGGCAGAATTAAAACTGGGCCAGAACATCCAGAGAAATAAGGTtcctgtgaaaaacaaaataaaagcttagGCTAAACGGCATCAGTCACACTAAAGGTAAgtgaaaaaactaaacaaagctTTGCTAACTAGAAATGCATTATTGGAAGAGCTTTGAAGGAAACTTACCAATCATAGCAAACACATCCGAGTGGTAGACTGAGCCCTGCAACTGGCTGCTCTCCTTTAAGTTTGGTCGATAGAGGACCCATGAGATGGCCAATCCATAATAACCTCCAAAGATGTGGATCACCATAGAACCCCCAGCATCTCTGGCCTGTCAGACAAAACGCCTCCTTGTGTGAGTTACCACAGAAGTAGTTTCATCTCCAACGTGCATTCAACATCCATTTATTAGATCTGTATTATCTCTTTGAGAATCACAGATGAGAATCTGATAATTACTTACATACACATAGAAAGAAGTAACTTTGATATGTATGACTAAGCTTAATTCTATTTATTGTTCAATAACTAAATTTCATGGTTATTTAACTAtgacatttcttttaaaatggaaattttgTAGCCTTCCACACAGTGCAAGATTAAACCCTGTGGAAGCCCCTAGACACTCGAAATCTTGGGGGCCCCCTCGAAAATTATTGGCGAGGCACTAAGTCACAGAAAGCTTCATTTCTCGAGGATTCTTGTGCGCACACTCTAGTGGGATAACACTAAACTAAATGAACTGAGTAGTGTACAAGTAGTGGAGAATGTGGGGATTGTGTCTGGTACAGCTCAATTCCCATTGtaaaaaaactatttatatactttatattagTGTAAATACTTATATAAGTTGTTAAGAGGTACATGATATTAATACACTATTCTTTAAATATAGAGTCTAACgtaaagtacattttgtttttagtttctttgagttgattaattttttctttattttggaaGCAATTTAAGAAGCTTGATTGTAATTTTCTTTCAAGATCAAATCAGTATTATATTGAACCGTTGCCGCGGGGCCCCTAAAAGGTGCGGGGCCCATTGGCCAGTGCCTACTCTGCCTGTTCGGTAATCTGGTACTACTGCCACAATAATCAACTGTACACATAATCATGACATTCAGACATGGTAGCTGTCTTCATGAGACTCACGTGAAGGAGGTCGGAAATGATATATTCTTCCACAGCAAACAGGGTAATGCCAAACAGGGTCATGACCATGAGCTGCACAGGGCTGACCTTCCCCAGGACGGCTCCGTAGGCGATCAGACATCCCGCCACACAGAAATCTGCATTAATTAAGCTGCCCACAGGGGTGGAGACAAGGTATTATTGAATGCCTTAATTGCTTTGATTTGTAACATTTAGAATACTGTGTGAAACCAAATTCATTCTTGCATAGTCTgccattttgcatttttattcataACCAAAGTCATTGTGTACTTACATGATGTACTTACACTATTATAAATTACTATCCACAACCTTATTTGTCAGGGCTGCTTCTCACATTATTTCACATTAGTTttttgtgaaagagagagatgattgTCTCAAATGCCGTAGTAAATAACCTGGGTGGTACCTTTCCCCTCAGGTTAACACAGAGCAATAGTCCAAGGGAACCTCAAAACCAATACCAGGTCATTGGGTCTATATTTACTGCAGTATATATAGAGACCCAGTAGCTTTAActttaaattgtatttgtttctttgaagTAACCTAAAAATAATGCAACTGCACAAAGGCACAGTTTTGTGAACAAACATATGATAAAATACACAGCAGGAAAGAACAGGGTTAAGATGAGCCAGTGTGTTATTTGACATACCACCTATATCTGggcaaacatacacattttttGTCATATGACCCTAAATTCAGTTTGCATTCTCCATTTCCACATTTCGGTCGAAGGAAGAACCATGTGAATGAACAAACTGTTTTTTgcctgtaaaaatgttttttggcaTATCAGGTGTAATTGGTTTTACATTAAACGTGATTACTCTTAGTTTTAAGTTATATCAGATATGTTGATGAACTGCCAttgcataaaaatatatgaatgaattaGCAGATGTGTGGCTATGGGCTGATAGATTGAACACTTCTCCAAAATGGTGTTTGTGGGGTAAACTGAGCGGAGACTGGGGGTATGTGGGGTGTACAGTGACCCCTCAGGATTACATGAACTATGTCAAATATTTGGTGTTTAAATTGGTGTTGCATCCAAACAATTAATTACTGAcattatatttcatgttttagaTGTAGTATCTGAATAGCTGACATGTAGCTAATTGCAGAAAAATAACTGATGGAACAAGAATTACTACTGAAGTACAGTAAATGGGCCTACTTTTCTATGCCGATTTTGATCATGCCATCCGTGTAGTCCAGAGAGTGGAACCAGCCCTGCATGAGCAGAGCCCACTGCAGCCCAAACGCGGCAACGAGGAAGTTGAAGCCGACACCACCGAAGCTATAACGCTTCAGAAACGTCATGAGGAACCCGAAGCCCACGAAGATCATGACGTGCACATCCTGGAAACCTATGGGATAGATAAGAGAGAGTGCAAATGCGTTCAGCATTCCCTAGAATTCACGTCATCATTTCTGCACAGATTTATGGTTTTAGTACTTGCACAGAGTTGCGCTTTTATCAGTGCGCTTTTATCAGTGCATATAACACACAACTGAAATGGAATCTTTCTCACTTTAAGGAAGATACAAGGGATTTGTTGGCAGGTCACATAAATTAGGCTAAATTAATAAGACTCTGGCGTAGTTAACCAAGAGTAGTTAGAGTTGTGTTCTAAATGATTTGGCCTATGGGAATGAAAATGAGTAAACTCAATCACAGTCTGTAAATTGGTGATTACAATTGTGCCATAGTACAACTCAgttaaacagcaacaaaaacccCTACCCATCACAGGCAGCTATTAGCAGAAGCTTGGAGTAAAAAATGAATACCAGAGCAAGCTGTGCAGAGTGACCGCAGTGCTGGATTTCAGTATCAGTATTAGAGTCTTTCTAATTATGATTACAAATCATAGGCATCTAAATCGGGAGCTGAATGGCAATGCACCTATAACACAAGGACATCTCCAAGTTAATCTCGCATCCACTGAACGAGGTCATATTTTTGCTGACTCATCTCAGTACTTCTTATGTTACAGCTGAGGCGGGTGAATGAAGCCACCAATGCAGGTAGATCTATTTGTGAATTACTCCTCTTCACCAATTTGCAATATCACCATGCGCTACGCCAAGACATTTCTTCTGGAAAACTGCTAAGCAGTGCAAAACTGATAAGGGCAATTTATGACCACATTAGACTTGCTTCTGTGAGAAAtgcataaataatacattataatacaattataaattaattatacattatatatttgaaACAATTAAAGTGTGAAATTTCAGAATTAAAACCAAATTCTGTAACTAACCTTTAAAATTGGATTTCAAGAACTTAGTTATGTGGACTGTTTATATGTACACAGTGACACACGTCAATGCCAAACTGTCAGAGTGGCCTATTTTGTTTATAGTTCAACAGACACAAAATGTTTCCAAACAGTGAAAAACACAAAGTGCTACTAAATGTCAGTGAAAGCTACATTCTGATGTGAGcaacactgtacacatgttGCCATGCTGATGTGTTTACTAAACAGTTCATGCACTTCTTGTCCTCGCTGCTGACAAAAAAAGAACCCAAAAACTGAATTAGGATGAAAATCTTTGGATTGGGCTGTGTTTATACTGCTTATAGTTAGCTCCAGAGTTGGGGCAaggtttaggattaggtttagtCCTGGTAAGACAACTGACACAGCACCACTGCCATTTCTGTATTCAATTTAGTAGCAAAGGGTCTACTGAATGTGCATATTTTagaatgtgttgttttttactGGAGATTTAGAAAAATCTGGTTTTAGAGACTTGGGTAAACAAGGTTAAAGAACATTTGGGCTAGATGCGAAAAGCCTAAACATACATTGGCTAATTTCCAATAACAATCTAGCAAGACAGAAAGTGTATTTTCCTGAACATCTACCACTTGTTCTGATTACTCAGTGATTGAACACAGACAGCTATTGAGGGTTGTTTTCTCAATAAACAAACCCAATCCCACCTTTAGAAAGTCATAGAATTCATGAACACTTTGAAACTTTGCACCTGCACTTACTCAGGAATGCATCATCTGTAGCCCACACTGGCTACCAACCCACTGATGGGGTCATTCACGAGCgttgaaaataaaatcttacgtgtgtgtgtgtccaagagAAAAGAGATCTATATACAGACCAAACACCACTTTGTTATGGAAACAGGGCAGGACGAAAACAaatggagagagatagagatagagagagagagtggtagaaaGTTGCAGCGTTAAAATCAACATTAGCAACATAgcaacattaaaattaaaaagcacaaggaaaatgaaaatgagattCATAAAGCACACAAAACCTGCATAAAAATCCAAACaggtatatttatattaaattattaggAAATTATTAAATGCTTATAAGACACTTCTAATTCAGCCGTGTGGTGAATTAAAATCACTTACTTGGATATCTGAAGTAGAAGTCATTATCAATGTCGCTGGTGATGTTACGTGCCATTTTAAATTCAGCCCAGTGTGCGTCTGATTCACCATTATAACGGACAAATACCCCAAATAGTATAATCATGGCGGTTTGCCATACAAAGCACACGGCCGGTAGCGTCCATCTGATGTTAGTGCTTTTTGGCCCGTCGCAGTATGGCACAATGCAGTTCCCCATCCTGGCGAGTCCGGGTCAGCAAGTGCGCTAGAAGTAGGACGCACACCTGTTGCCAGGTTCTTTAAGTACATCGCAGATGTGGAGGTGTGTCCTTGCTCAGTGTTAAGTCAGTCTCCTCTTACCACCATGATTTAATGACAATAACAAAAACGATCAAACTGGTCTTGACATTTTTTTTGGCTCTCACGATTTAAAAGTTTTcgggaaaaaaatgtatattttcagaaattatttacaaaaacgATGATCTACAGCAAAAGTAAAAGCAGCGATGGCCTAatggtttcttttaaaatatttcggTCATAAACTGACAGCGTTGAAATTAGGTTAGTATAGTTGCACGTTAAAAGGTATGGATTTTGCGTTCACGAGAATCAAGGATTACACGGCAtccaaaagaaacagaaaaagaagcaGCGTGTGTGGCCACATTGTCGTCttggacataaaaaaaataaaaaataaatgcgTCTTGATCCGTAAACATCACAACATTAATGTCTGTAAaaacttaaagaaaaataagtaTAGTGTGGACTACACTATAAGTACAATATGACTGAAAAAAATAGCACATTCTTTACTGcctacaaaaatgtaaaacaaacagcaaataacTGCTTAAACTATAAGAGTAGAGTCTTACAGATCAGATATGAGATGTGAGAGTGCACAGCACAAGATATACACCAGAGTACTCTGTTAACGCGAACAGATG
This region of Electrophorus electricus isolate fEleEle1 chromosome 2, fEleEle1.pri, whole genome shotgun sequence genomic DNA includes:
- the rhcgb gene encoding ammonium transporter Rh type C-like 2 produces the protein MGNCIVPYCDGPKSTNIRWTLPAVCFVWQTAMIILFGVFVRYNGESDAHWAEFKMARNITSDIDNDFYFRYPSFQDVHVMIFVGFGFLMTFLKRYSFGGVGFNFLVAAFGLQWALLMQGWFHSLDYTDGMIKIGIENLINADFCVAGCLIAYGAVLGKVSPVQLMVMTLFGITLFAVEEYIISDLLHARDAGGSMVIHIFGGYYGLAISWVLYRPNLKESSQLQGSVYHSDVFAMIGTLFLWMFWPSFNSATCDHGDGQHRAAINTYLSLAATVLTTFAISSLSQKHGKLDMVHIQNSTLAGGVAVGTAAEFMLMPYGSLIVGFCCGLLSTLGYLYITPFMEKKLKIQDTCGIHNLHAMPGVIGGIVGAITAAAATESVYGKEGLVNTFDFTNEFKNRTPAVQGGYQAAAMCVAVCFGIGGGTLVGLILRMPIWGDVTDDNCFNDEFYWEVPDEEEIVVPVLEYNNHMTPNKHTDM